A stretch of Lactuca sativa cultivar Salinas chromosome 6, Lsat_Salinas_v11, whole genome shotgun sequence DNA encodes these proteins:
- the LOC111890245 gene encoding (S)-N-methylcoclaurine 3'-hydroxylase isozyme 2, whose product MAQLNNQGSWWSEVMSSNRNELTLAISAIIFTVLWYRWKFSSYSNGGPPLPPGPRSLPIVGYLPFLSRDLHKQFVNMANTYGPIFQFHLGSKLHVVINTPELAKVVVREKDEIFANRNPTIAALGSSYGGRDIVWSDSNSDWRNLRKIFVQEVLSNKNLEASSCFRRDEVRKTIKNVYNKIGTSINISEIAFSTEANVLTSMVWGNTSAEKAKSSNFGAELQMVSANIVVLMGQLNVSDVFPSLAWLDLQGVERNMKRQLNHLDQIFTSIIDDRIESNSKKSKHAVGNEGKKDVLQVLLELMDQKDVISINRTQVKALLQDIMVAGTETSTTLIEWAMAEIMQNSDILKRVQEELEEIVGLDNIVEESHLPKLQYLEATIKETFRLHPVVPFILPRSPSQDCIVGGYTIPKGCTLFLNAWAIHRDPRYWENPLEFNPDRFLRNKYDYIGSNLNFFPFGSGRRSCPGVPLAEKMQMYILASLLHSFDWSLQEGEVYDLSEKFGITLRKREPLIVVPSQRLPNQSLYM is encoded by the exons ATGGCACAACTAAACAACCAGGGATCATGGTGGTCGGAAGTGATGAGCAGCAACAGAAACGAGCTTACGCTGGCCATTTCAGCAATAATCTTTACTGTTTTGTGGTACAGATGGAAATTTTCAAGCTACTCCAATGGTGGACCACCATTGCCACCAGGTCCCCGTTCCTTGCCAATTGTAGGCTACCTTCCATTTCTTAGCCGTGATCTGCACAAACAGTTCGTCAACATGGCTAACACTTATGGTCCCATTTTCCAGTTCCACCTCGGAAGCAAACTTCATGTCGTGATAAACACCCCTGAGTTAGCAAAGGTAGTAGTTCGTGAGAAGGATGAGATCTTTGCTAACCGAAATCCAACAATTGCTGCCTTAGGCAGCTCTTATGGAGGCCGAGATATTGTGTGGTCAGACAGCAATTCAGATTGGCGTAACCTTCGTAAGATATTTGTCCAGGAGGTCCTAAGCAACAAGAATCTTGAAGCATCCAGTTGTTTCCGAAGAGATGAAGTTAGGAAAACTATCAAGAATGTTTATAATAAAATCGGGACCTCAATTAACATTAGCGAGATTGCTTTCTCCACAGAGGCCAATGTTCTAACGAGCATGGTTTGGGGAAACACTTCAGCTGAAAAAGCAAAAAGTAGCAATTTTGGAGCAGAGTTGCAGATGGTTTCGGCGAATATTGTTGTGCTCATGGGACAGCTGAATGTCTCTGATGTCTTCCCTAGTCTTGCATGGCTTGATCTACAAGGCGTGGAGCGGAACATGAAGAGGCAGCTTAATCATTTGGATCAAATTTTCACAAGCATTATTGACGATCGAATTGAATCTAACTCTAAAAAATCAAAGCACGCGGTTGGGAATGAAGGAAAGAAAGATGTTCTACAGGTTTTATTGGAACTCATGGATCAAAAAGATGTAATATCAATTAACCGGACTCAAGTAAAAGCACTTCTCCAG GACATTATGGTAGCAGGAACAGAAACATCGACAACACTGATAGAGTGGGCAATGGCAGAGATAATGCAAAATAGTGACATATTGAAAAGGGTtcaagaagaattagaagaaattGTAGGACTTGACAACATTGTCGAAGAATCTCATCTCCCCAAACTACAATACCTAGAAGCAACTATTAAGGAAACTTTTCGGTTGCACCCGGTAGTTCCATTCATACTCCCAAGGTCGCCAAGCCAGGATTGTATTGTCGGTGGATACACCATTCCAAAGGGCTGTACACTGTTTTTGAATGCATGGGCAATCCATCGGGATCCTCGTTATTGGGAGAATCCACTGGAATTCAATCCAGATAGGTTCTTGAGAAACAAATACGATTACATAGGGAGCAATTTAAACTTCTTCCCATTTGGATCGGGAAGAAGAtcgtgtccaggtgttccattgGCTGAGAAAATGCAGATGTATATCTTGGCCTCGCTCTTGCATTCATTCGACTGGAGCTTGCAAGAGGGTGAAGTGTATGATCTCTCTGAAAAATTTGGAATTACACTAAGGAAAAGAGAACCACTCATCGTTGTCCCTTCACAAAGGTTGCCAAACCAGAGCCTCTATATGTGA
- the LOC111890222 gene encoding geraniol 8-hydroxylase produces the protein MAQLNSLGSWWWEVMSSNKNELTLPISAIILTGLWYIWTVSSSSNGRSPLPPGPCSLPIVGYLPFLSRDLHKQFVNMAHSYGPIFKFHLGSKLHVVINTPDLAKVVVREQDEIFANRNATIAALAITYGGQDVVMSDNNSDWRNLGKIFVHEVLSHKNVEASRYFRRDEVRKTSRNVYSKIGKTIDICEIAFSTEAKVLTSMLWGNTSEEKANGGQIAAELQIIVANIVELMSKPNMSDIFPSLAWLDLQCIERNMKRQLDRLDRIFTRIIHDRIESNSNKSKDAVGHEGKKDLLQTFIELMDQKNPTSIKITQIKALLLNIMVAGTDTTTTLIEWTMAEIMQNHDIMKRIQEELLQIVGPNKIVEESHLPKLQYLDATIKETLRLHPVLPFILPRSPSQDCVVGGYTTPKGCTVFLNVWAIHRDPRYWDNPLEFNPERFLTNKYDFKGTNLNFFPFGSGRRLCPGVPLAEKMQLYILASLLHSFDWSLPEGEDHDLSETFGITLKKRKPLFAVPSQRLRNASLYM, from the exons ATGGCACAACTAAACAGCCTGGGGTCATGGTGGTGGGAAGTGATGAGCAGCAACAAAAACGAGCTTACTCTGCCCATTTCAGCAATAATCTTGACTGGTTTGTGGTACATATGGACAGTTTCAAGCTCCTCCAATGGCAGATCACCACTGCCACCAGGTCCATGTTCCTTGCCAATTGTAGGCTACCTTCCATTTCTTAGCCGTGATCTGCACAAACAGTTCGTCAATATGGCTCACAGTTATGGTCCCATTTTCAAGTTCCACCTCGGAAGCAAACTTCATGTCGTGATAAACACCCCTGATTTAGCAAAAGTTGTGGTTCGTGAACAAGACGAGATATTTGCTAACCGTAATGCCACCATCGCTGCATTAGCAATCACTTACGGGGGCCAAGATGTAGTAATGTCTGACAACAACTCGGATTGGCGAAACCTTGGTAAGATATTTGTCCATGAGGTCCTAAGCCACAAGAATGTAGAAGCATCCAGGTACTTTAGAAGGGATGAAGTTAGGAAAACTAGCAGAAATGTTTATAGTAAAATCGGGAAAACAATTGACATTTGTGAGATTGCTTTCTCAACAGAGGCCAAAGTCCTAACAAGCATGCTTTGGGGAAATACTTCAGAAGAAAAAGCAAATGGTGGCCAGATTGCAGCCGAGTTGCAGATCATTGTTGCCAATATTGTCGAGTTGATGAGCAAGCCAAATATGTCTGATATCTTCCCTAGTCTTGCATGGCTTGATCTACAATGCATCGAGAGGAACATGAAGAGGCAACTTGATCGGTTGGACCGAATTTTCACAAGAATCATTCATGATCGAATCGAATCTAACTCCAACAAATCCAAGGATGCAGTTGGTCATGAAGGAAAGAAAGATCTTTTACAGACCTTTATAGAGCTCATGGACCAAAAAAATCCAACATCAATTAAAATCACGCAAATAAAGGCACTTCTCCTG AACATTATGGTTGCAGGAACAGACACAACGACAACACTGATAGAATGGACAATGGCTGAGATTATGCAAAATCATGACATAATGAAAAGAATTCAAGAAGAATTACTACAAATCGTAGGACCCAACAAGATCGTCGAAGAATCTCATCTCCCGAAACTACAATACCTCGATGCAACTATTAAGGAAACATTACGGTTGCACCCTGTACTCCCTTTCATACTTCCAAGGTCACCAAGCCAAGATTGTGTGGTAGGTGGATATACCACTCCGAAGGGTTGTACAGTGTTTCTTAATGTTTGGGCCATCCATCGGGATCCTCGGTATTGGGACAATCCTTTGGAATTCAATCCGGAGAggttcttgacaaacaaatatgatttcaaaGGAACCAATCTCAACTTCTTCCCTTTTGGATCTGGGAGAAGATTGTGTCCGGGTGTTCCATTGGCAGAGaaaatgcaattgtatatattgGCCTCGCTCTTGCACTCATTCGACTGGAGCTTGCCAGAGGGTGAAGACCATGACCTCTCGGAAACATTTGGCATTACTCTAAAGAAAAGAAAACCACTCTTTGCAGTCCCATCACAAAGGTTGCGGAATGCCAGCCTCTATATGTAG